The region acatttttttcaacctCCAGTCATTGTCACTGTTGTCTCTGCCCTGTGTGATTTCACAACAACCCTCTTGTTGTCTTGGCCTCCAGATGACGTGGCAAAGTCTGCTCCATGTGGTCCAGGGGctgctgcagtgcattctgggccaGTGGGGCGTCGCTCTTGGGAGGATCAGTTGTACGAGCAACAGGAGCAGCTGGAGAGAGAAATGCAGGAGGCCAGGAGGATGGTGTCCAGCCTGCAGGTAACTGCACACACATGACCACttgtacacacacgcgtgcataaacccgcacacacacacacacacacacacatgcgtgcacacacacgcacacacacacacacacacacacacacacacgtgcacacacccacagcgaCACTTATGAAGAGGaagttaggatgattccaaggggtCTGACTGATAGGGGCCCtcaaaaattaaattgaacatacaatctcacacacacacacacacagacatataaattaatttcttaccTGCTGTTGTCCAGATTATGGGCTAATTGATTGTCTGCCATGCTGTCACACTGTTTTGCTATTAACCGTGACACAGCTACCGTggactgaaatgtgcattttacaccAGAGGTTAACTTACATACAGTGTAGTACAAGCTAACTTTATTTGAAGTGGACTATTGAGAGTGGAGGGAATAAGGAGAATTCGAGAAAATAGACGAGGGTAGAGAAGAAATTGGCAGGTAAAAACAGGGAGGTATAGCTTTAAGACGGCAGTGGGGATTAATCTGATCGCCCCTGGAGACACTGTCACATGACTGAATGTGATTCcgagtgcgtgtttgtgtgctacACACTTGTTACAATAATGTTTGCTAACGTAGGAGTGTTCAGGCTGGACAGACTGGCGGCAGGAGACTGaggactgtgcgtgtgtgtgtgtgtgcgtgtgtgcctgtgtgcttgtgttcattATCCAGGCCTTGTTGCTGCACGGCTCCTTACCTGAAGACGAACAGGAGGTCTCTCTCAGCCTGGGAGAGAGTGCGGAAAacccagagcagcagctggTACTGTACAGTCtgtactctctgtctctctctctctctctctctctctctctctcctagttAATATTTTTCTACGTAGAGCATATACTGCAGAGTTCTTTAGAGTCCTGTACtgtggaattttattttatttctctttggCTTTTTAGCGCCCCCTGTTCAGTTTTAGTAAGGAGGattgtgtttctctttctccctcctctgaCCTGCTGCTTTGTCTGTTGTTGAGAAAGAGGGTATCAATTTCTCTCTGGCTTTCTGTGAGcctgccctgctcctcctctctctctcattcactctctgcccctctcccttctcctctctgtcGTGCTTTTCTAAGAGACAGCGTTCAGCCATGTAATGGTCCGGCTGCAGAGTATAGGGGTATTTTCTCTGTGCGCTTTTTTAGGGTTGTTTACTCTGAAGTTAAAATGATCTGTTATACTGTGTATAGTGGTGCATTAGGtacttctttctgtctgtctgtgtaggTGGTGATTCGCAGTCGACTGGACCAGAGCATGGAGGAGTCCCAGAACCTGAAGGTAAACAGACAAAACTTGGTTACCCTTGGTTGACTGAATTTGGGGGggtgaagagggggggggggtgcggcagGAGATgaagaaaagagaggaggatGGCAATGAGAAAGCCCATGCATTATACCATTGTGCCAGCAAGGGATGGAAAGGAATATTAAggggattttatttatttttgaggcCATTATTTTGAGGTTGTCAGAATGCATCTAACAATGTTAAACCAGTTGAATAggtcagctgctgctgctaattTTCTAATTGAAACATAATGTGTGGTAGGTGtctgtttaaatacatttaaataattgataCTAAAACATTGGATGTGTAATCTTCAAAGAATTTCCTAAACGCTCAATCATTATATCTTAATACAACGATTCTTGATATTTAATACATGTGAGTCCCTGAGATCTGGCATCTCAGATAAGCAGTTGGGTTCCCTATAACAGAGAAGAACATCAGTGCACAAATCATGCTTttttcacatgcacactgccAAAACAGAAGCTTCCAAATATATACCTGCAACTGCTATTCAGCTCAAGTGTTAAAGCCTGTTTTTATGTATATATCAGttcatggcaaaaaataaaaataaaaaacggtcTGAGGGAGAAAGCACCCAGTGGCTGAAAAGCTTCGTAACCCATAATATTCCTGTTAATTCCCATGATTTTCCGGAAATTCCCATTATTTCCATGGAAATCATTTCCCATTTTGAAAATTCCTGGAATTGTGCAACTGTAGGTCCAAATAAGGCAATGTTCACTGAGATCTCCGCTTGCTGCTCCTCTGTCTGCTTATCCATAagtatttctgtctgtcttgcaGAAGGAGCTTCTCAGGTACAAGCAGGAGTCCCGGAACCTGCAGGGAGTTAAGGTGAGCCTAGAgccccaggccccgcctctctctgtcttacgCCCCGCCTCTCTGTGCCCTTAACCCCGCCTCTCTGTGATGCCCCTGTGCTCCCTCCCCTGCAGGACGCGCTGCAGCAGCGCTTGGCGGCGCAGGAGGCCTCGGTGctgcagctgaaacaggagCTGCTGCGCTCCAGCATGGCCCGGGAGGAGCTGACAGGGCAGAACGTACGTTTCACACGCGCagtactcacctgtgtgtgtgtgtgtgtgtgtgtgtgtgagtgtgagtgtgtgtgtgtgtgtgcgtgtatgtgtgtgtgtgtgcatgcctgtgtgtgtgtcgggatATTATATGAACAGTGTATGTGTACCCAGGTGGAGCTGCAGAGGAAGTTGGAAGACAGAAGCAGGCAGCTGAGTGACTATAAGGTAAGAGCAGCTGATCTAGAACAGATGAACCCTGCATTTTCACTGAAGGGATAATGTGGGCTGTGTCCCCTCActggtgtgtggctgtggtcTCTAATGACGGTGTGTGTCCCCTCAGCTCTGAGGTGGCTGTGTCCCTCTCACGAACTGCGTGGCTGTGTCCCTCTACACTGCGGTGGGGTGTGCCACTCACATGCGTGGGCTGTTCCACTCACACGCAGGTGGGCTGTGTCCCTCTCACACGCAGGTGGGCTGTGTCCCTCTCACACTGAGGTGGGCTGTGTCCCTCTCACACTGCGGTGGGCTGTGTCCCTCTCACACTGCGGTGGGCTGTGTCCCTCTCACACTGCGGTGGGCTGTGTCCCTCTCACACTGCGGTGGGCTGTGTCCCTCTCACTCTGAGGTGGGCTGTGTTTTTCTCATACTGAAGTAGGCTATGTCCTTCTCAGCCTAAGGCGGGGTGTGTCCCTCTCAGgtgggctgtgtttgtgtactgttgTGTAGTCTGTGTCATTGTGCTGTATAGACCTGCGCTCAGTGTGACCTGAGCTCTGCCTGCATGTGGCTGTTTTGCTTTCTGCAGAAGGATCTGGGGCAGAAAGACAGGCTgctgcagcaacagcagctcAAGCTGGACGAAGCCCTGCGCAAACTGGCAGAGAGTAGCCATCACAAGGTattatacacacccacacacacacaaacgcacacacacccacacacacacacacacatacacacacccacacacaaacgcgcgcaaacacacacacacacacacacacacgcaaacacacaccacacacacacacacacacaaagcacacacacacacacacacacacacacacacacacacacacacacacacacacacacacacacccacacaaacgcacacacacatacactcacacgcacatagacagacacacacacacacacgcgcacacacacacatagacacatgcacactcacacacacacgcacatacacagtcatCTGAAGAGACCTGATTGTTTTTGACATATTTCAAGTACTGCCTTAAAACActgctgatattttaaaaactatttcaaatacatttcatatactTTGATCAAATATTATGCCCAAGAATCTGGGTCAGTAGGAGTGATGAAAggcttgtgtaaaaaaaacagacaaataccAGAAAATAAGCTCATAAATTCATGACCAAAGATCTAAAGACCtatttccttttaaaagctTGGTTGCTTGCTGATCTGTCTTGGAAAATCTGTCTGCTTTTTTGGCAGTTTGGAATAAACTTTGAAATTTTGTAATGTGGTTATATACATGCTACATCATTTTGAAGAAGATTTTTTGGGCATTCACAGTTTTTAGCACAGTCATTACAAATCCCTTGTCTTGAAACATTTTGTATTATGTATTCATTGCaccttgtgtttattttggtcATGGCATTGTCAGGCTGGCCTGCAGAGGGAGCTAGATCACAAAGAAAGCCTCCTTCAGGACCTGATGAACCATGAGTTGGATGAGGTAAGCTCACGTTACTGAAGATTCATTTTTGCTTGGAGGCATTATACTATACTATTCCTCCTTGTTTCATGTGTAGTTTCTCTGTGCGACGTGTCAGgagaatgttacattttgtagaGCATTTGCTACAGTTTTAGGTCATTTTATCTGAGCCATTCAGTCAGCtagcgaggtgtgtgtgtgtgcggtaatGAGAGAATATCGAGTGTTACAGCGTGTCACTCTCTGTCACAGGTATCCGGTCCTCAGAATAACGGCTATTCTCACATGGctgctcccgcccccccacacaaaGGGGTGAGTCAGTCACGACCCCAGTGGATGCTACAGACGCGTGCCGCTTTACAAATTTACCAATACGATTAGATACATTACACAAGTagcaaccaaccctgttcctggagatctaccatcctgttgtcatttcaaccctaatttggcacacctgtctctgctaattagcagctcaacaagatctctggctgttgaatgaggtgtgctttggtAGGGTcggactgaaaacctacaggacggtagatctccaggaacagggttggttaccactgcattAGACCatacacagactgcacagggcACAGTCCCAAATTTGAATTAACCTGGAGCATGTACAGCCATTAGTGTTCATTCACAAATATAAGCTGATAGTTTCAGTACACAGAAGAGTCAGACAGCATGAGAATAGGAAGAAATACAGAATTAAAGTCAGATGTAAGGCAGGTGTAGTAATGTCCCCCCTATGGTAAGTGGAGCGCTAGCTGTGCTGCGTGTGCTCAGgcagaggagctgcagctggtgcGGGACGCCCTGCGCAGTCTGAGGAACAGCTTCAGCGGTCACGACCCCCAGCATCACACGCTGGACACGCTGGAGCAGGGCGTGGCCAGCCTCATGGACCGCCTCCACGCCATGGACGCACGACGGCGGCAAGACAGACGGGTACAGCACTGGTCACTCTGTGttccacacatacatacaaacacacaacacacacacacacacacacacatacaacaaacacacacacacacacacacaacacacacacacacacacacatacatacatacaaacacacacacacacacacacatacatacaaacacacacacacacatacatacacacaccacacatacaccatacacacgcatacatacatacatacactaaaCACATACATGACACACAACatacataacacaacacacacaatacacacagacaacacacacaccacacacaccacacaggcacaacacacacacacacgcacaccacagcacacaaaacacacagaatacacGCAGGTGCAGCACaagttaacattaacattaacatgcaTCTGTCCCTCAGCAGGGTCGGGGGAAATCGCCAGGACgcaaagccacacacacagaccgggACTCGTGGCCCCCCAGCACCAGTGAGTGCCTTACTgagccctgtctctctgtctccacttACTCCATAGTGAGGACCTCCCACTGGGCCTGAGCATTAGAAGTGCAGGCGTTTCAGTGGCTAATTTAAGGCTGTGGAAGGGCTTTCAGCTTCCACAGTAATTGGAGGTGTTTTATGTTGGGTTATAACGTAATCAGATCAGTAGTCTGATGTACAATTACTATTTGACGTGTCCATCTTTTTTAATGTCTGGAAAAGACAATACGGTTTGGTAACGGTGGTGGTACGACGCCTTTGCTGAATTCACAAGCAACTCCGCAAACATAAGGAAAGAAATCAGTAAAACCTCAGACTCAGCCTAAGCAGGGCTGTAAAGTGTGGCAATATTGTCACATTTGTGTTTCAAAAAATGCACTGTGCAAACATGAACGATAATCCTGCTGCACCCGTGTGACAAGTTGTTTGGTTCAATTGAGTTTTATCTTCTTCTTTATTTCAAACTGCTCGATTCTGTTGCCTATGtgagttttattattattaatgttaagTCTGCAGGACTCGAGGTTCAGCGTGATTTCTCTCCTAGGACAGACAATTGCCTGCATTGTGGGAGATTTATTTCAAGTTGTCAGCATCATTCCATAACATGCCCCATGAATAGGGATACTTTAGAAGTCTAATTCCCACCTGACAGTGACTTTCAAGCAAATGTTTCTCAGCGAAATTGAAAATATAGccctctcttttaaaaaataattaatcgTAATTTTGGCTGCTCTGCTTTTTgaaattaagtttattttttgtaattgaaAATAGTGAATGTTACGATTATGATCATAACACTAAAACTGTGCCTCAGGTCAAAAGTAGTTATAATTAGCCTAAAATGTTCGTGATTTACGTGTTCATTGAAGGACAGATATAATTGCGGGAAAAACCTGATGCTTCTCTTAAAAACCTGGTAGTAGGAGTAGTATGAGTAGGAGGCCCACCTATAGAGAGTACCCAGCAGAATTTGTGGATGTTAAATTCAGAAAGAGCCACATATACTAtcttatatatacatactttCTTTATGCTTGGATACTGATGGCCCAGACATAACTAGATGCAATGATACAGTATAAACTGTGGGTAAAGACTTTTAATAGAATAATTTTCAGGCTGATATGTAGACAGATGGTAATATAGCGAAATGGTGTATAGTGAAGTGGTATATGTTAACTCTTGCTGCAGTCAGTAATATGATCTGCGCCCCCCAACCCCTCGCCCCTCCCTTACAGAAATGGCTCATTCCCAGAGCAGCCCGCTGCTGAATGCCTCAGCCTCCACCAAAGTGCTCTACTTCACTGACCGCTCGCTCACACCCTTCATGGTCAACATCCCCAAGAGGTCAGCCCTGTcgcggtgtgtgtgagtgtatgcatatGTGGCGTGGGTGTGCATGggtgtacagtatgcatatGCTTgtggactctgtgtgtgtgtaagtgtatttGTTATTGCCCCTGGCTGTGtaatggactgtgtgtgtgtgtgtatgtgtgtgtgtgtaagtgcatttGTTATTGAGCCTGGCTGTGTGATGGACTGTGctttggctgtgtgtgatgatggAGCTCGTGGCGTGTGTAAAGGCATTTGTTAACCTTCACCCCTGGCCGGTTGACgtggactctgtgtgtgtgtgtgtgtgtgtgcgtaagtgcaTTTGTTATTGAGCCTGGCTGTGTGatggactctgtgtgtgtgtgtgtgtgtgtgtgtgtgtgtgtaagtgcatttGTTATTGAGCCTGGCTGTGTGatggactctgtgtgtgtgtgtgtgtgtgtgtgtgtaagtgcatttGTTATTGAGCCTGGCTGTGtgatggactgtgtgtgtgtgtgtgcgtgtgtgtgtaagtgcatttGTTATTGAGCCTGGCTGTGTGatggactctgtgtgtgtgtgtgtgtgtgtgtgtgtgtgcgtgtgtaagtgcatTTGTTATTGAGCCTGGCTGTGTGATGGACTGTGCTCCTTTGGCAGGTTGGGTGAGGTGACGCTGAGAGACTTCAAAGTGGCGGTGGACAGAGAGGGCAGCTTCAGGTACCACTTCAAAGCCCTGGACCCAGAGTTCGGCACAGTGAAGGAGGAGGTGGGTGTGAGGGGCTGGGCTTCAGTGCACACACCCTGAGATCAGTCGCAGAGGCAGTGACCATAGAGCTCATCTTATTCTTCTCACATCTGGAGGTTCATGAAAGATTAATAAGAATGTGAtgttatgtatttgtgtgataTCATGAAGGGAGCAGAGCATCTTTCCATGATGTGTGCAGTATGATGTCATGAGCTGATCTCTGGTGACCTGTGTGGTATGATGTCATGAGCtgatctctgtgtgtttgtggtgggtTTTCCAGGTGTTTCAGGATGATGCGGTAGTACCAGGCTGGGAGGGAAAGATTGTTGCCTGGGTGGAGGAAGACCATGGAGATGGCAGGTACAcacagagagaccacacacgcacacaatgatGGATACCATTTATTATGCCACAGACTAGCAAAATGCTACATATTGCTGTGTAGAGTGCTGCAGTGTTCCAGCTTAACACATCTTGCCCAGAGTATGTTGTTTAGCACCAAGTTGATTCACAGTATGTAATGACCTATAACCTGTACACGAGGTGATCCGAACATAATTCCTTCAATCTAGGCACAGCAGAAGGAGACTAATGGGGGATATGCGATGTGGTTTgaggtttttaaattcattaatgaaAAGAACTGCAAGACTTTTCATATTGTTCAGCAAtcacacactgaacaaaaacacacactcacaaatcacaaacacacatacacaaaaatacagacgcacacacacacacacacacacgcgcgcagacTCACAGCTCTGTCCCCTCTCCACAGGACCTAGGCCCAGGCTTTGGAAGGGCCTGCCTCCAGTCACACGAGACAGCagcgagaggggagaggaggagcagaggccGTGGACAGGGCGGTGCTCAGTGCGCAGACAGTACACTGTGCTGCCGCGGAGCTGCCTGCCTTCGGCTTGACCCGCACCGGGGCAGCGCCTTTCCCCCAGCTTTGCCCACACCGGGCacctcaggccccgcccctccgtcCGCACCAACCAGGGGAGAGCGCTCGCGGTCAGGATACCGGAGGACTTCCTGTCCGCCCGTGCGCAGTTACATCACCTCCTGGAGGACCTGGCTTTACAATGAAGGAAAAACACGGAGAACAAGAGAAAATAACGTGCTCTCATTTTCTGAGATTGTGCCAAATCTTGTAAAGCTACTCACAGCCCATTCTATTCCAGCAAGGTCCATCGGTCTTACTGTATGTTGTGGTGAcgaaatgttttttattttcgtAGCTCCTGATTACGTGAACGTATTTTTTGTGATGAGCTTCACCTCACATATCAGCGACGACCACTTTCAGAATGTCTTTAAACTGTATCATCACTCCTCCACTGAAGCCTATGGGCACTTTTGACCAAACAGATGTGAACTGACTTCAAACTATCATTGCAGATGGCCATATAAGTATAACTCCATAAGTGGTAAAGCACAGGCTTTGGGTAAGCAACAAAGATCTGTCTGACAGACATAAACCCAGCTCTGCCACAGTGTTCATGTAGAGAGGCTTAGTGAGACGGGAAGAAATCCACAAAGATCATTATCTAACCAAGAACAGTGATCATTATCTAACCAAGAACAGTGCTTATATGCCAAACAGGGCTGGGGTTAGTTCTAAAcgacaattgaaaaaaaaaatttcagtatAAATGAATGTACTCGAATGCAATGAAGTATGGTGAGTTAAAGCACTCAGTTCAGGGTtgattcttttttgttgttgtttaactGATGGTTTTACAATCCCAATGGAGCTAGATACGAAGCCCAAGAACTTGAAAAACCGAACAAAGGGTTATGTTGAAACACAGAACTGACCCCAACTTTGTagccaaaacacaaaatggcattAACACCTGACGCAAGGTAACTGAAGAGCCGCTGTATCACTCTGTATAAAATGGAGAAATGAACCCCAGCACTTACAGTGAAGAACAGGTATAATACTGTACTGCCCTCTAAGAAGAACacactcccataatgcactgctgtaCAGCCAGCCCAAAAAGTCACATGGGTTAAGTTCCAACATTCCAATGGGTACTCTGAAGTACTACGGTGGAACAGGTCACCTTCAAGAATGTCTGAActgttgaatgtttttatttatttttaaaggatgtTTTAAAGGTTTATTTGCACACATCTTCAATTGTGAGTCTTCACACAACTGTGAAGTAATCAAGTGACAGAAAATTGCCATGTTAACCTGCCACGTTCATAGAGTGTTTGctgtggtttctgtgtgtgcaatTCTATCAGGAGTGTGACTGCAGTAGAGGAagagaggtgcagtgggagagtTTACTTTTCAAAGGCATGTACTCTGCTGAGCATTTCCTCCCCACAAGTCACCAGTGTTTCATATCAAATTTGTGACTGACGTTTTTGTCTATTACTGTAAATAaggtttatactgtatattgttaaAAAGAGAGGCATGgtgtttcctttttattttgaatgtttaagCTGGTACATTGTTATCCTCACAATACTTTTAATGAGGAAATTACATTATTGGGTATTTAACTACAAGGGATCAATACCCCAGCCATGCTATACAGTCTTTTTCGTACTGCAGTTGTATTCCAATGTAGGTGCTTGATTAAAAACCCAAGGGACCAATACACATGGTGGCTAGATTCCACATACCCCTGTCTGAAAGCGAGACTGTGACTGGAATCACAGCTGGGagaaacacacaggacagagagagtttCTTGTTCAGCAACAAATGGAGTGTGATGACGAAATACAGCTTCCCACCCTGCTGGTGGCAAAAGGCTCACATAGCCAAATACCCAGGGCCCAGTATTTTATGTCcctcagagaggaagagaccaAGAGTTGCATGATAGCTGGGGGAAGTGGGACCAATTTATTTTGAACCTGTGCGGTGTTCATAGGCTGACTGCCatactttaaaatgtactgtttcCTATGGACATTTGATGCAtttaactgttgtttttttacagtatgtattCGAGCCGTTTAATAGATTGTCTCACGtttaaaaacgtgttttatTCCTGAATTATCTTTCCCATTAAACGATGGTTACTGGCtattgttaatgtttttgtgtgcattattATGTAAAAGATTTTCAGTTGTGCGTTTAATTTTAGATGTTCATCTTAATTTAGACAGGAAGTAATGATAATCATTCGGATCCACAGAACACATAACACTTTTACTTTAGCTGTCGTTTTCCTAAATCAACGGATTGGACCACAATGACACACTGAAGAATTATCAAGTGACCGGCGGAAATGGCTTCACAACAAATAGGAAGCGTGACAGGTTGCTTCAGTATCCACTGGAGCTATCGAACGACTTCAAATACATGCTAGCTACAGCAGGTTAGCTAGACAAGCTGCTTAAACCATGCAGCCAGTGGCCATTTAAAACGCAAACGTGGAATTACTAAATAGGTAGCAAGCATAAGAAATGTCGGCATAGTGTCGCATGTTATTAGCCAAGACTTAGCTAATACTAAACGTTATGAGAACATTTTACAGCTGCTAATATTTACACGCTGACGTCTGCCACTTCAGTTAAAGACGAGACTTCAGTCTGCCAGCCCATTCAAGAGCTGCAGCGCGAGCTTGTTTTACGATCATGTTTTACGACAGTGGGCGTTGCCTTATTGTTGAGGTTGCCAGCTAAGTTAATTAAGTTGGTAAATGTTAATCGGAATTCTTGTTGTTTAATTGTAACTAGGCTGCCAAGAATATATTTCTTGCGTGTCAACTGTCCGAGGTTCAGTTACTAAACTGCCACATCCACAACCACTTCCCCTAAAtcaggggtgtcagactccaCTCCTTGACCTAGGAACAATGGAACAATGAGCAAccaatttttcttttgcaatCCCAAAATGTGTGCATCCGTTAACCAATA is a window of Anguilla rostrata isolate EN2019 chromosome 9, ASM1855537v3, whole genome shotgun sequence DNA encoding:
- the dixdc1b gene encoding dixin-A isoform X6, which translates into the protein MACTTHCKTPVPEGHQLAAYVSWVNAQLRKKPGVPLVRDLRQDLRDGVVLAHLIEIVAGELLEGIHYEPRDGQESRENVEKVLQFVSSKRIRMPQTSARDIVEGNLKSAMRLILALAAHFKPSASASHRAAAAAAGRSQPPPSSASHRPNSTMAMAQNAVATLAAARQDACRSGHGVFSLRQEWHSRSASVDDETESPCWSVRALVQQYECQRDGREDSVETVASDLSSPSPTHTPKAETIGSQSENKGELVDGQLDESPNKSDDVAKSAPCGPGAAAVHSGPVGRRSWEDQLYEQQEQLEREMQEARRMVSSLQALLLHGSLPEDEQEVSLSLGESAENPEQQLVVIRSRLDQSMEESQNLKKELLRYKQESRNLQGVKDALQQRLAAQEASVLQLKQELLRSSMAREELTGQNVELQRKLEDRSRQLSDYKKDLGQKDRLLQQQQLKLDEALRKLAESSHHKSWHCQAGLQRELDHKESLLQDLMNHELDEVSGPQNNGYSHMAAPAPPHKGAEELQLVRDALRSLRNSFSGHDPQHHTLDTLEQGVASLMDRLHAMDARRRQDRRQGRGKSPGRKATHTDRDSWPPSTKMAHSQSSPLLNASASTKVLYFTDRSLTPFMVNIPKRLGEVTLRDFKVAVDREGSFRYHFKALDPEFGTVKEEVFQDDAVVPGWEGKIVAWVEEDHGDGRT
- the dixdc1b gene encoding dixin-A isoform X4, yielding MACTTHCKTPVPEGHQQLAAYVSWVNAQLRKKPGVPLVRDLRQDLRDGVVLAHLIEIVAGELLEGIHYEPRDGQESRENVEKVLQFVSSKRIRMPQTSARDIVEGNLKSAMRLILALAAHFKPSASASHRAAAAAAGRSQPPPSSASHRPNSTMAMAQNAVATLAAARQDACRSGHGVFSLRQEWHSRSASVDDETESPCWSVRALVQQYECQRDGREDSVETVASDLSSPSPTHTPKAETIGSQSENKGELVDGQLDESPNKSDDVAKSAPCGPGAAAVHSGPVGRRSWEDQLYEQQEQLEREMQEARRMVSSLQALLLHGSLPEDEQEVSLSLGESAENPEQQLVVIRSRLDQSMEESQNLKKELLRYKQESRNLQGVKDALQQRLAAQEASVLQLKQELLRSSMAREELTGQNVELQRKLEDRSRQLSDYKKDLGQKDRLLQQQQLKLDEALRKLAESSHHKSWHCQAGLQRELDHKESLLQDLMNHELDEVSGPQNNGYSHMAAPAPPHKGAEELQLVRDALRSLRNSFSGHDPQHHTLDTLEQGVASLMDRLHAMDARRRQDRRQGRGKSPGRKATHTDRDSWPPSTKMAHSQSSPLLNASASTKVLYFTDRSLTPFMVNIPKRLGEVTLRDFKVAVDREGSFRYHFKALDPEFGTVKEEVFQDDAVVPGWEGKIVAWVEEDHGDGRT
- the dixdc1b gene encoding dixin-A isoform X3, translated to MIASLSKGNLLDVLQEGFNEQQLAAYVSWVNAQLRKKPGVPLVRDLRQDLRDGVVLAHLIEIVAGELLEGIHYEPRDGQESRENVEKVLQFVSSKRIRMPQTSARDIVEGNLKSAMRLILALAAHFKPSASASHRAAAAAAGRSQPPPSSASHRPNSTMAMAQNAVATLAAARQDACRSGHGVFSLRQEWHSRSASVDDETESPCWSVRALVQQYECQRDGREDSVETVASDLSSPSPTHTPKAETIGSQSENKGELVDGQLDESPNKSDDVAKSAPCGPGAAAVHSGPVGRRSWEDQLYEQQEQLEREMQEARRMVSSLQALLLHGSLPEDEQEVSLSLGESAENPEQQLVVIRSRLDQSMEESQNLKKELLRYKQESRNLQGVKDALQQRLAAQEASVLQLKQELLRSSMAREELTGQNVELQRKLEDRSRQLSDYKKDLGQKDRLLQQQQLKLDEALRKLAESSHHKSWHCQAGLQRELDHKESLLQDLMNHELDEVSGPQNNGYSHMAAPAPPHKGAEELQLVRDALRSLRNSFSGHDPQHHTLDTLEQGVASLMDRLHAMDARRRQDRRGRGKSPGRKATHTDRDSWPPSTKMAHSQSSPLLNASASTKVLYFTDRSLTPFMVNIPKRLGEVTLRDFKVAVDREGSFRYHFKALDPEFGTVKEEVFQDDAVVPGWEGKIVAWVEEDHGDGRT
- the dixdc1b gene encoding dixin-A isoform X5, which produces MIASLSKGNLLDVLQEGFNEQQLAAYVSWVNAQLRKKPGVPLVRDLRQDLRDGVVLAHLIEIVAGELLEGIHYEPRDGQESRENVEKVLQFVSSKRIRMPQTSARDIVEGNLKSAMRLILALAAHFKPSASASHRAAAAAAGRSQPPPSSASHRPNSTMAMAQNAVATLAAARQDACRSGHGVFSLRQEWHSRSASVDDETESPCWSVRALVQQYECQRDGREDSVETVASDLSSPSPTHTPKAETIGSQSENKGELVDGQLDESPNKSDDVAKSAPCGPGAAAVHSGPVGRRSWEDQLYEQQEQLEREMQEARRMVSSLQALLLHGSLPEDEQEVSLSLGESAENPEQQLVVIRSRLDQSMEESQNLKKELLRYKQESRNLQGVKDALQQRLAAQEASVLQLKQELLRSSMAREELTGQNVELQRKLEDRSRQLSDYKKDLGQKDRLLQQQQLKLDEALRKLAESSHHKAGLQRELDHKESLLQDLMNHELDEVSGPQNNGYSHMAAPAPPHKGAEELQLVRDALRSLRNSFSGHDPQHHTLDTLEQGVASLMDRLHAMDARRRQDRRQGRGKSPGRKATHTDRDSWPPSTKMAHSQSSPLLNASASTKVLYFTDRSLTPFMVNIPKRLGEVTLRDFKVAVDREGSFRYHFKALDPEFGTVKEEVFQDDAVVPGWEGKIVAWVEEDHGDGRT
- the dixdc1b gene encoding dixin-A isoform X7; its protein translation is MIASLSKGNLLDVLQEGFNEQQLAAYVSWVNAQLRKKPGVPLVRDLRQDLRDGVVLAHLIEIVAGELLEGIHYEPRDGQESRENVEKVLQFVSSKRIRMPQTSARDIVEGNLKSAMRLILALAAHFKPSASASHRAAAAAAGRSQPPPSSASHRPNSTMAMAQNAVATLAAARQDACRSGHGVFSLRQEWHSRSASVDDETESPCWSVRALVQQYECQRDGREDSVETVASDLSSPSPTHTPKAETIGSQSENKGELVDGQLDESPNKSDDVAKSAPCGPGAAAVHSGPVGRRSWEDQLYEQQEQLEREMQEARRMVSSLQALLLHGSLPEDEQEVSLSLGESAENPEQQLVVIRSRLDQSMEESQNLKKELLRYKQESRNLQGVKDALQQRLAAQEASVLQLKQELLRSSMAREELTGQNVELQRKLEDRSRQLSDYKKDLGQKDRLLQQQQLKLDEALRKLAESSHHKAGLQRELDHKESLLQDLMNHELDEVSGPQNNGYSHMAAPAPPHKGAEELQLVRDALRSLRNSFSGHDPQHHTLDTLEQGVASLMDRLHAMDARRRQDRRGRGKSPGRKATHTDRDSWPPSTKMAHSQSSPLLNASASTKVLYFTDRSLTPFMVNIPKRLGEVTLRDFKVAVDREGSFRYHFKALDPEFGTVKEEVFQDDAVVPGWEGKIVAWVEEDHGDGRT